In a single window of the Bacillus clarus genome:
- the uvrA gene encoding excinuclease ABC subunit UvrA, whose translation MSKDFIVVKGARAHNLKNIDVTIPRNQLVVVTGLSGSGKSSLAFDTIYAEGQRRYVESLSAYARQFLGQMDKPDVDTIEGLSPAISIDQKTTSRNPRSTVGTVTEIYDYLRLLFARIGTPICPNHGIEITSQTVEQMVDRVLEYPERTKLQVLAPIVSGRKGAHVKVLEDMKKQGYVRVRVDGEMLDVSEEITLDKNKKHSIEVVIDRIVIKEGIASRLADSLESALKLGGGRVLIDVMGEEELLFSEHHACPHCGFSIGELEPRMFSFNSPFGACPSCDGLGSKLEVDLELVILNWDLSLNEHAIAPWEPTSSQYYPQLLQSVCNHYGVDMDMPVKDIPKDLFDKVLYGSGEEKVYFRYVNEFGQVKENEILFEGVIPNIERRYRETSSDYIREQMEKYMAEQACPKCKGGRLKPESLAVFVGDKTIADVTRYSVQEVHDFFSNIELTEKQQKIAHLILREIHERVGFLINVGLDYLTLSRAAGTLSGGEAQRIRLATQIGSRLTGVLYILDEPSIGLHQRDNDRLIRTLQEMRDLGNTLIVVEHDEDTMMAADYLLDIGPGAGIHGGEVISAGSPAEVMNDDKSLTGQYLSGKKFIPVPLERRKGDGRKVEIIGAKENNLKNAKMSFPLGTFVAITGVSGSGKSTMINEVLYKSLAQKLYKAKSKPGAYKQIKGLEHLDKVIDIDQSPIGRTPRSNPATYTGVFDDIRDVFAQTNEAKVRGYQKGRFSFNVKGGRCEACRGDGIIKIEMHFLPDVYVPCEVCHGKRYNRETLEVKYKDKNISEVLAMTIEDGVEFFANIPKIKRKLQTLVDVGLGYMKLGQPATTLSGGEAQRVKLASELHRRSTGRTLYILDEPTTGLHAHDIARLLEVLQRLVESGETVLVIEHNLDVIKTADYIVDLGPEGGDKGGQIVASGTPEQVVKEERSYTGKYLKEILNRDKARMKEKIKEIEVTQ comes from the coding sequence GTGAGCAAAGATTTTATTGTTGTAAAAGGTGCTAGAGCACATAACTTAAAAAATATTGATGTAACCATTCCGAGAAATCAGCTTGTTGTCGTGACGGGTTTGTCTGGTTCAGGAAAATCATCATTAGCATTTGATACAATTTATGCAGAAGGGCAGCGCAGGTACGTGGAATCTTTATCCGCGTATGCGCGCCAGTTTTTAGGACAAATGGATAAGCCGGATGTTGATACGATTGAAGGATTGTCTCCAGCGATCTCAATTGATCAAAAAACGACGAGCCGTAACCCTCGTTCAACAGTTGGAACAGTGACAGAGATTTATGATTATTTACGTTTATTATTTGCGCGAATTGGAACACCAATCTGTCCAAATCACGGGATTGAAATTACATCACAAACAGTAGAACAGATGGTAGACCGTGTATTAGAATATCCAGAGCGTACGAAATTACAAGTGTTAGCTCCTATCGTATCAGGGCGAAAAGGTGCACACGTAAAAGTATTAGAAGATATGAAGAAACAAGGTTATGTTCGCGTGCGTGTCGATGGAGAAATGCTGGATGTGTCAGAAGAGATTACGTTAGATAAAAATAAAAAGCATTCAATCGAAGTCGTAATAGACCGTATTGTAATTAAAGAAGGGATTGCAAGCCGTCTTGCGGATTCTCTTGAAAGTGCATTAAAGCTTGGCGGAGGTCGTGTATTAATCGATGTAATGGGGGAAGAAGAGCTTTTGTTTAGTGAGCATCATGCTTGTCCACATTGTGGTTTTTCAATCGGTGAATTAGAGCCGCGTATGTTCTCTTTCAACAGTCCATTTGGGGCATGTCCTTCTTGTGATGGACTTGGTTCGAAGTTAGAAGTAGATTTAGAGCTTGTCATTCTGAACTGGGATTTATCATTAAATGAACATGCGATTGCACCTTGGGAGCCGACAAGTTCACAATATTACCCGCAACTATTACAATCGGTGTGTAATCATTATGGCGTTGATATGGATATGCCAGTGAAGGATATACCGAAAGATTTGTTTGATAAAGTGCTATATGGAAGTGGAGAAGAGAAAGTTTACTTTCGTTATGTGAATGAATTCGGTCAAGTGAAAGAAAACGAGATTTTATTTGAGGGAGTTATTCCAAATATTGAGCGACGATATCGTGAAACGAGCTCTGATTATATTCGTGAGCAGATGGAGAAGTATATGGCGGAGCAAGCGTGTCCGAAATGTAAAGGCGGACGCTTGAAGCCAGAGAGTTTAGCTGTTTTTGTTGGTGATAAGACGATTGCAGATGTAACGAGGTACTCTGTTCAAGAGGTACATGACTTCTTTTCAAATATTGAATTGACTGAGAAACAACAAAAAATCGCTCATTTAATTTTACGGGAAATTCATGAGCGTGTAGGCTTCTTAATTAATGTAGGACTAGATTATTTAACGCTAAGCCGTGCAGCTGGTACATTATCAGGCGGTGAAGCGCAGCGTATTCGTTTAGCAACGCAAATCGGTTCTCGTCTTACTGGCGTACTATATATTCTTGATGAACCTTCTATCGGTTTACATCAACGTGATAACGATCGTCTTATTAGAACATTACAAGAGATGCGCGACTTAGGAAATACATTAATTGTCGTTGAACATGATGAAGATACGATGATGGCAGCAGACTATTTACTTGATATTGGGCCTGGCGCAGGTATTCATGGCGGAGAAGTGATATCCGCAGGTTCACCAGCTGAAGTGATGAATGATGATAAATCATTAACAGGGCAATATTTAAGCGGTAAGAAATTTATTCCGGTACCACTTGAGAGACGCAAAGGTGACGGACGTAAAGTGGAGATTATCGGTGCGAAGGAAAATAACTTAAAAAATGCAAAAATGTCATTTCCTCTCGGTACATTTGTTGCGATAACAGGTGTATCTGGTTCTGGAAAAAGCACGATGATTAATGAAGTACTATATAAATCATTGGCTCAAAAGCTGTATAAAGCGAAAAGTAAGCCAGGTGCTTATAAACAAATTAAAGGTCTTGAGCATTTAGATAAAGTTATTGATATTGATCAATCGCCAATCGGACGTACACCACGTTCAAATCCAGCGACATATACAGGTGTATTTGATGATATTCGTGATGTATTTGCTCAAACGAATGAAGCGAAAGTTCGTGGATATCAAAAAGGCCGCTTTAGCTTTAACGTAAAAGGTGGACGTTGTGAGGCGTGTCGTGGTGATGGAATTATTAAAATCGAAATGCATTTCTTGCCAGACGTATATGTTCCGTGTGAAGTATGTCATGGTAAACGTTATAATCGTGAGACGTTAGAAGTGAAATATAAAGATAAAAATATTTCTGAAGTATTGGCAATGACGATTGAAGATGGGGTAGAGTTCTTTGCTAATATCCCGAAAATTAAACGTAAATTACAAACGCTTGTAGATGTAGGACTTGGCTATATGAAATTAGGACAGCCAGCTACGACATTATCAGGTGGTGAAGCACAGCGTGTGAAATTAGCATCCGAATTACATCGTCGTTCTACAGGGCGTACGCTATACATTTTAGATGAACCGACAACAGGTTTACATGCTCATGATATTGCTCGTCTTTTAGAAGTGTTGCAAAGACTTGTTGAAAGCGGAGAAACGGTACTTGTTATTGAGCACAATTTAGATGTGATTAAAACGGCTGATTATATCGTTGACCTAGGGCCTGAAGGTGGCGACAAAGGTGGACAAATCGTCGCTTCAGGAACGCCAGAGCAAGTAGTGAAAGAAGAGCGCTCGTATACAGGTAAGTATTTAAAAGAGATTTTAAATCGTGATAAAGCAAGAATGAAAGAGAAAATAAAAGAAATAGAAGTTACACAATAG
- the uvrB gene encoding excinuclease ABC subunit B, whose product MEHQFEIISAYSPQGDQPVAIEKLVEGINSGKKKQVLLGATGTGKTFTISNVIKEVQKPTLVMAHNKTLAGQLYSELKDFFPNNAVEYFVSYYDYYQPEAYVPQTDTFIEKDAQINDEIDKLRHSATSSLFERDDVIIVASVSCIYGLGSPEEYRELVVSLRVGMEKDRNQLLRELVDVQYGRNDIDFKRGTFRVRGDVVEIFPASLDEHCIRIEFFGDEIDRIREVNALTGEVLAERDHVAIFPASHFVTREEKMKVAIENIEKELEERLKELNDNGKLLEAQRIEQRTRYDLEMMREMGFCSGIENYSRHLTLRPAGATPYTLLDYFPEDFLIVMDESHVSVPQVRAMYNGDQARKQVLVDHGFRLPSALDNRPLTFDEFEEKTNQVIYVSATPGPYELEQSPEVIEQIIRPTGLLDPPIDIRPIEGQIDDLLGEIQDRIAKNERVLITTLTKKMSEDLTDYLKDVGIKVNYLHSEVKTLERIEIIRDLRLGKFDVLVGINLLREGLDIPEVSLVAILDADKEGFLRSERSLIQTIGRAARNENGRVIMYADRITRSMGIAIEETQRRRSIQEAYNEEHGITPKTIQKGVRDVIRATTAAEEPEAYEAAPAKKMTKQEREKTIAKMEAEMKEAAKALDFERAAELRDLLLELKAEG is encoded by the coding sequence TTGGAACATCAATTTGAAATTATCTCAGCGTATTCCCCGCAAGGTGATCAGCCGGTAGCTATAGAGAAGCTTGTAGAAGGAATTAATAGTGGGAAGAAAAAGCAAGTGTTGCTTGGAGCGACAGGAACGGGTAAGACATTTACGATTTCAAATGTCATTAAAGAAGTGCAGAAGCCAACACTTGTGATGGCTCATAATAAAACGTTAGCAGGACAATTATATAGTGAGCTGAAAGATTTTTTTCCGAATAATGCAGTTGAATATTTTGTTAGTTATTACGATTATTATCAGCCAGAAGCGTATGTGCCGCAAACGGATACGTTTATTGAAAAAGATGCGCAGATTAATGATGAAATCGATAAATTACGCCACTCGGCAACGTCTTCTTTATTTGAACGAGATGATGTTATTATCGTTGCAAGTGTTTCTTGTATTTACGGTTTAGGTTCTCCGGAAGAATACCGCGAGTTAGTTGTTTCACTTCGAGTTGGTATGGAAAAGGACCGCAATCAATTGCTTCGTGAACTTGTTGATGTACAGTATGGGCGTAATGATATTGATTTCAAGCGTGGTACATTCCGTGTGCGCGGAGATGTAGTTGAGATCTTCCCGGCATCACTTGACGAGCATTGTATTCGAATTGAATTTTTCGGTGATGAAATCGATCGTATTCGTGAAGTAAATGCGTTAACAGGTGAAGTATTAGCAGAACGTGATCATGTAGCAATCTTCCCAGCATCTCACTTCGTTACACGTGAAGAAAAAATGAAGGTAGCTATTGAAAATATCGAAAAAGAATTAGAAGAGCGTTTAAAGGAATTAAATGATAATGGTAAGTTGTTAGAAGCGCAACGTATAGAGCAACGTACACGTTATGATTTAGAAATGATGCGCGAGATGGGCTTTTGTTCAGGTATTGAAAACTATTCCCGTCATTTAACACTTCGTCCAGCGGGTGCAACGCCGTATACGTTATTAGACTATTTTCCAGAGGATTTCTTAATTGTTATGGATGAGTCGCACGTATCAGTGCCGCAAGTAAGAGCGATGTATAACGGGGACCAAGCACGTAAGCAAGTGCTTGTGGATCATGGATTTCGTCTGCCATCAGCTTTAGATAATAGACCGCTCACGTTTGATGAGTTTGAAGAGAAAACGAATCAAGTTATTTACGTTTCGGCAACGCCAGGACCGTACGAGTTAGAGCAGTCACCGGAGGTAATAGAACAAATTATTCGTCCAACAGGGCTTTTAGATCCACCAATTGATATACGACCAATTGAAGGGCAAATTGACGATTTATTAGGAGAGATTCAAGATCGTATTGCAAAAAATGAACGTGTATTGATTACGACTTTAACGAAGAAAATGTCTGAGGATTTAACAGATTACTTAAAAGATGTAGGAATTAAAGTAAATTATCTTCATTCTGAAGTGAAAACGTTAGAACGTATTGAAATTATCCGTGACCTTCGCCTTGGTAAGTTTGATGTACTTGTCGGTATTAACTTATTACGAGAAGGATTAGATATTCCAGAAGTATCACTTGTAGCTATTTTAGATGCTGATAAGGAAGGATTCTTGCGTTCAGAGCGTTCATTAATTCAAACAATTGGTCGTGCAGCACGTAATGAAAACGGCCGCGTTATTATGTACGCAGATCGTATAACGAGATCGATGGGAATTGCAATTGAAGAAACGCAGCGTCGTCGTAGTATACAAGAAGCTTACAATGAAGAGCATGGTATTACGCCGAAAACAATTCAAAAAGGAGTACGTGACGTTATCCGTGCGACAACAGCGGCTGAAGAGCCAGAAGCATATGAAGCAGCACCTGCTAAGAAGATGACGAAACAAGAACGTGAGAAAACCATCGCGAAGATGGAAGCGGAGATGAAAGAAGCAGCGAAAGCGTTAGACTTCGAGCGTGCAGCTGAACTAAGAGATTTACTACTAGAATTAAAAGCGGAAGGGTGA